Proteins encoded within one genomic window of Babesia bigemina genome assembly Bbig001, chromosome : IV:
- a CDS encoding XBA-binding protein 2, putative, translating to MAQKWPSGHTGAGGDVYDAAAYLDTTYDRKKHEELAALYDERFHKEIDRYPDLCKPWVDHIALLKSLRQPGSNARVYRIKDICILETVASEVPHHNDGTATSGQERGNDPITERILATYERAVKYVPLSYKVWYGYIRDSIEAIKAPFYANPAAYLRINRVFENCLVHVYAAPAIYLLYGQFLRTQNMITRARRTYDRALLNLPITQHAMIWNHYLQFVKEVDLLPMGRAVLRRYIQLKPNHRETLYELLKRHKQYDEACVVLCELLNDDKFVSESGKSQYDLWVELCELVRDNSHHIHSIPIDDIIKEGIGKYSDQVAQLWVILADIHILRGQMHSARDVYEEALKSVTTVQDFSTIFEVYARFLEKLAKERKKTAGAATDVIITVDRLENLINTRAILMANVKLKQNVHNVYNWLHYAQLMQNDPNKTQQIFEQAVAAVDPKRSVGRVTELWTAYASHFESSGDIDAADHVYEKAVEGNFKYVDDLASIWCAWVEMHLRNQNFRRALDLARQAIDVRNKKDPNHVQQRLYRSVKLWSLCLDLEQNLGTIATCRSTFDLMVELKVVTPQIALNFATFLEDNRYFEAAFSVFEKCVALFKWPQLYYLYLPYLTKFVNRYHGSKLERARDIFDHCLNPGQDSKTGDVPAQYVKYLYFLYAHMEEEFGLVRRCLGILKDATKCADKGDQLTMIKLYLAKTAEFYGIVQTRNIYQECLEFVDDEYARELCGMYIQMERGLGEIDRARAIFIYCAQLCDPEKHEQFWKDWREFEVLHGNEECFREMLRIKRSVQAKYSKVHFNTEEIDVERDQPRGT from the exons ATGGCGCAAAAGTGGCCATCCGGGCACACGGGcgccggcggcgatgtCTACGACGCCGCGGCATACCTGGATACCACATATGATCGCAAAAAACACGAGGAACTGGCGGCACTGTACGACGAACGATTCCATAAGGAAATAGACAGGTACCCGGACCTGTGCAAGCCATGGGTGGACCACATCGCACTCCTCAAGTCGCTGAGGCAGCCTGGCAGCAACGCCAGGGTGTACCGGATAAAGGATATATGCATACTCGAGACTGTGGCGTCCGAAGTGCCACACCATAACGATGGTACGGCTACAAGTGGTCAGGAACGTGGTAACGACCCAATCACCGAAAGGATTCTGGCCACCTATGAACGGGCGGTAAAGTACGTGCCGCTGAGTTACAAAGTATGGTACGGCTACATTAGGGACAGCATAGAGGCCATCAAAGCGCCTTTCTATGCAAACCCGGCCGCGTATCTGCGCATCAACCGGGTGTTTGAAAACTGTCTGGTTCATGTCTACGCCGCGCCGGCGATATACCTGCTCTACGGGCAGTTCCTCCGCACGCAGAACATGATCACGCGCGCAAGGCGCACGTACGATCGAGCGTTGCTCAACCTGCCCATTACTCAGCATGCGATGATCTGGAACCACTACCTCCAGTTCGTCAAGGAGGTGGACCTGCTGCCGATGGGGAGGGCGGTGCTCAGGCGCTACATCCAGCTCAAGCCCAACCACAGGGAAACGCTGTACGAATTGCTGAAACGGCACAAGCAGTATGATGAGGCCTGTGTGGTGCTCTGTGAGTTGCTGAATGACGACAAGTTCGTCTCCGAAAGCGGCAAGTCGCAGTATGACCTGTGGGTGGAACTCTGCGAGCTTGTCAGAGACAACTCCCACCACATACACAGCATCCCGATCGACGATATCATAAAGGAGGGAATCGGAAAGTACAGCGACCAGGTCGCCCAGCTTTGGGTTATACTGGCTGACATACATATACTGAGGGGGCAGATGCACAGCGCACGCGACGTGTATGAG GAGGCATTGAAGTCGGTCACAACGGTGCAAGACTTCTCAACAATCTTCGAAGTGTACGCGAGGTTCCTGGAAAAGTTAGCCAAAGAGCGTAAGAAAACCGCGGGAGCCGCAACCGACGTCATAATCACCGTGGACAGGCTGGAgaacctcatcaacacacGCGCCATTCTCATGGCAAACGTCAAATTGAAGCAGAACGTCCACAACGTCTACAACTGGCTGCACTACGCACAGCTCATGCAGAACGACCCTAACAAAACGCAGCAAATATTTGAACAGGCTGTAGCTGCAGTGGACCCCAAGCGGTCAGTGGGCAGGGTCACCGAACTGTGGACCGCATATGCTTCGCATTTCGAATCGTCCGGAGACATCGACGCGGCTGATCACGTGTACGAAAAGGCTGTGGAGGGGAATTTCAAGTATGTGGACGATTTGGCCTCCATCTGGTGCGCTTGGGTGGAAATGCACCTGAGGAACCAGAACTTCAGAAGAGCGTTGGATTTAGCGAGGCAGGCTATTGATGTGAGGAACAAAAAGGATCCAAACCatgtgcagcagcggctgTATCGGTCGGTAAAGCTCTGGAGTCTGTGTTTGGACCTGGAGCAGAACCTGGGGACCATCGCAACCTGCAGGTCAACGTTTGACCTCATGGTCGAActcaaggtggtgacgccGCAAATTGCGCTCAATTTCGCCACCTTTCTGGAGGACAATAGATACTTTGAAGCCGCTTTCAGCGTATTCGAGAAATGTGTCGCTCTGTTTAAGTGGCCGCAGCTCTACTACCTCTACCTGCCGTACCTCACCAAGTTTGTCAACAGGTACCACGGAAGCAAACTGGAGCGTGCACGCGACATATTCGACCATTGCTTAAATCCGGGGCAGGACTCCAAAACTGGAGACGTGCCCGCGCAGTACGTCAAGTACCTGTACTTCCTCTACGCCCACATGGAGGAGGAGTTCGGGCTAGTCAGGCGCTGCCTAGGGATATTGAAAGACGCGACCAAGTGCGCGGACAAGGGTGACCAACTCACCATGATCAAGTTGTACCTGGCCAAAACAGCCGAATTTTACGGAATAGTGCAAACAAGAAACATATACCAGGAGTGCCTCGAATTCGTAGACGACGAATACGCACGCGAACTCTGTGGCATGTACATCCAGATGGAAAGAGGTCTTGGAGAAATAGACAGAGCTCGTGCCATATTCATTTACTGCGCCCAGCTCTGCGATCCGGAGAAACACGAACAGTTCTGGAAGGACTGGCGCGAGTTCGAGGTGCTACACGGAAACGAAGAGTGCTTCAGAGAAATGCTCAGGATCAAACGCAGCGTGCAAGCCAAATATAGCAAGGTGCACTTCAACACCGAAGAAATTGATGTTGAGCGAGACCAGCCACGGGGAACCTAA
- a CDS encoding -CUGBP Elav-like family member 1 translates to MDRSPGRPVRYIPRRSGNSNSDDQNENTVRVWVGNIPPSVNFSSLISALRECELPTWTHVLLRKGAHRNFAFISFTNHEDATLCAQILHHRRVFPDSDLPLKAQLETPRDGGDLSSTTANSDDLKVTYGGNRQRSGYRRNMTSTTHVYEMLQDADESTLWHVYKNEDGIPYYYNHITGCTQWESPVPPLVAVANSVNERTRGVSPDGANLFIFHIPPCWTDKDLAMHFTPFGNVVSARVQKDGNGHNAGWCLLALMSALFADTADWHSGFGFVSYDNCQSAAAALRLMKGYATNSKFLKVEYKIKDSPRS, encoded by the exons ATGGACCGTTCGCCGGGGCGTCCCGTCCGCTACATACCGCGGCGCTCGGGTAACTCTAACTCAGATGACCAGAATGAGAACACTGTACGCGTCTGGGTCGGCAACATCCCACCTTCGGTAAACTTTTCGTCGTTAATATCGGCTCTGCGGGAGTGCGAACTACCCACGTGGACACATGTGTTACTGAGGAAGGGCGCCCATCGGAATTTCGCGTTTATTTCCTTCACCAATCATGAGGATGCCACATTGTGCGCACAGATTCTCCACCATCGCCGCGTCTTCCCAG ACTCTGACCTACCTCTGAAGGCGCAATTGGAGACGCCTCGCGATGGTGGCGATTTATCATCCACCACTGCCAATTCAGATGACTTAAAGGTCACATATGGCGGCAACCGCCAAAGATCGGGCTACAGACGCAACATGACCAGTACAACTCACGTGTACGAAATGTTGCAGGACGCAGACGAGTCGACGCTGTGGCACGTCTACAAAAACGAGGACGGCATCCCGTACTACTACAATCACATCACGGGTTGCACGCAGTGGGAGAGTCCGGTTCCACCGTTGGTCGCGGTTGCGAACTCGGTGAACGAGCGTACCCGTGGGGTGTCTCCGGACGGCGCAAATTTGTTTATTTTCCACATCCCGCCGTGCTGGACGGACAAAGATCTTGCTATGCACTTCACTCCTTTCGGCAACGTTGTTTCAGCCAGGGTGCAGAAAGACGGGAATGGACACAACGCAGGTTGGTGTTTGCTTGCTCTTATGTCTGCACTGTTCGCCGACACTGCTGACTGGCATTCAGGTTTCGGCTTCGTTAGTTACGACAACTGCCAaagtgcagctgcggcgctaCGCTTAATGAAGGGCTACGCCACTAACTCTAAATTTTTAAAGGTCGAGTACAAGATTAAGGACAGCCCACGCAGCTAA